The Spartinivicinus poritis genome has a window encoding:
- a CDS encoding DUF2799 domain-containing protein, with amino-acid sequence MVVRIATKITPLWRWALIGLAIVGLNGCATLSREECLSANWQTIGYEDGTKGRLPGFVAEHRKACAEYGVVPDLTSYQQGREEGVRHYCRPANGYYLGRHGYSYSGVCSEEEEAEFLRAWHQGERAYRTEQRIRELEREIWQLRENVERLKHEKSTKIPPPSCRLVKPYALGIVIQS; translated from the coding sequence GTGGTGGTCAGAATTGCAACAAAAATAACGCCTTTGTGGCGTTGGGCCTTGATAGGACTTGCTATTGTTGGGTTGAATGGTTGTGCCACACTAAGCCGGGAAGAGTGTTTGTCTGCTAACTGGCAGACTATTGGTTATGAAGATGGTACTAAAGGGCGATTACCAGGCTTTGTTGCAGAGCACCGCAAAGCTTGTGCAGAGTATGGGGTTGTTCCAGACTTAACTAGTTATCAACAAGGTCGTGAGGAAGGCGTTCGCCATTATTGTCGTCCGGCTAATGGCTACTATCTGGGGCGACATGGCTATAGTTACTCTGGTGTTTGCTCTGAGGAGGAAGAGGCTGAGTTTTTACGGGCCTGGCACCAGGGAGAGCGTGCTTATCGTACAGAGCAGCGGATACGGGAACTAGAGCGGGAAATTTGGCAGCTTCGAGAGAACGTTGAAAGACTAAAGCATGAAAAGAGCACAAAAATTCCGCCTCCATCATGTAGGTTGGTGAAACCCTACGCATTAGGTATAGTTATACAGTCGTAA
- a CDS encoding response regulator encodes MYNEKKILVVDDDIELRQLLHDYLAKNGFQVLQAGDGTELFRLFPLQPVDLILLDIMLPGEDGFSLCQKIRQLSDVPIIMLTASSDETDSIVGLEMGADDYMAKPFNPRELLARIKAILRRTGQSDRQQEAVTAKRFFCFSNWVLDSTARKLVDDNGNEVTLSGADFALLMLFLERPQTILKRDEISDLTRGREASPFDRSIDVHISRLRHRLGDDGKNPQIIKTVRGVGYVLAVPVAQQDEVDF; translated from the coding sequence ATGTATAATGAAAAAAAAATTTTAGTTGTCGATGATGATATTGAGCTTCGACAGTTGCTCCATGATTATCTGGCGAAAAATGGTTTTCAAGTACTTCAAGCAGGTGATGGAACAGAGTTATTTCGCTTATTCCCTCTTCAGCCGGTCGATTTAATTTTACTGGATATCATGCTGCCTGGTGAAGACGGGTTTTCACTTTGTCAAAAAATTCGTCAATTGTCGGATGTGCCAATCATTATGTTAACTGCCAGCTCAGATGAAACCGATAGTATTGTGGGTTTAGAAATGGGGGCTGATGACTATATGGCTAAGCCTTTTAACCCTCGTGAACTATTGGCCAGAATTAAAGCAATCTTACGAAGAACAGGGCAGTCAGACAGGCAGCAGGAGGCAGTTACTGCCAAACGTTTCTTTTGTTTCTCAAACTGGGTATTAGACTCAACGGCCCGAAAACTTGTTGATGATAATGGCAATGAAGTAACCTTATCAGGTGCTGACTTTGCTTTATTGATGCTATTTTTAGAGCGCCCGCAAACTATTTTAAAACGAGATGAAATTTCCGATTTAACCCGAGGGCGAGAAGCTAGCCCATTTGATCGTTCTATTGATGTGCATATCAGCCGGCTGCGTCATCGTTTAGGTGATGATGGTAAGAACCCCCAGATTATTAAAACAGTCAGGGGAGTTGGCTATGTACTAGCAGTACCTGTCGCTCAGCAAGATGAAGTGGACTTCTAA
- a CDS encoding alpha/beta fold hydrolase: MLKLHHKVLGVGEPLILVHGLFGSLENLGGIAKILAEKFMVYSLDMRNHGRSPHSDRMDHQLMAGDVAHFMDEHGIKAAHLLGHSMGGKAVMQLALNNPQYVNKLIVADIAPIKYSARHNDVFAGLQAINPKAIKSRIEADKILQQHIKELPVRSFLLKNLVKSTEAGFTWRMNLAALHNQYENIIDGQTFDKPYNGDVLFIKGGNSDYLLPKHRNEIIAMFPNAQVREIPNTGHWLHAEKPELFCRVVERFLGED; encoded by the coding sequence ATGTTGAAACTACATCATAAAGTATTGGGCGTTGGTGAACCTTTAATATTGGTGCATGGGTTATTCGGTTCGCTGGAAAACCTAGGAGGTATTGCCAAAATTTTAGCTGAAAAGTTTATGGTTTATTCTCTTGATATGAGAAATCATGGCCGTTCACCTCATTCAGATAGAATGGATCATCAGTTAATGGCAGGTGATGTTGCTCACTTTATGGACGAGCATGGAATTAAGGCGGCACATTTATTAGGACATTCTATGGGTGGAAAAGCTGTAATGCAGCTTGCCTTAAACAATCCACAGTATGTAAATAAGTTGATAGTAGCTGATATTGCACCAATTAAATATAGTGCCAGGCATAATGATGTATTTGCAGGGCTGCAGGCGATTAACCCAAAAGCTATAAAATCTCGTATTGAAGCAGATAAAATTTTACAGCAGCACATTAAAGAATTACCAGTAAGAAGCTTTTTATTAAAAAACCTGGTTAAAAGCACTGAAGCGGGTTTTACCTGGCGAATGAATTTAGCTGCCTTACATAATCAGTATGAAAATATTATTGATGGGCAAACCTTTGATAAACCATATAATGGAGATGTATTGTTTATTAAGGGAGGAAACTCAGACTATTTATTACCAAAACATAGAAATGAAATTATAGCAATGTTCCCTAATGCTCAAGTGAGGGAAATTCCAAATACAGGCCATTGGCTGCATGCAGAAAAACCAGAGCTATTCTGCCGGGTTGTCGAGAGGTTTCTTGGGGAGGACTAA
- a CDS encoding ATP-binding protein → MKWTSKLSKQKLWPGSLRWRLVVVLLLGVLLAQVISSVVWITQARRAEEASVTNMANHMAYGVASTVKFFQSLPHQYRHIVLDQLRNMGGTRFFVSVNQAQILVDDLADSYLHDIVVDQFYTILRKELGGKPRIIVQFAEAEKLKVFNNNTYLTDLPPRWAHHSLLIKPLSPPILVTQIKLAEKEWLYVAALIPHPTFLAKTEFISFERVLFLGLTILCVLLISFFAVRWLTEPLARLSKAADDLGRDLDHPPLAEKGSKEMIATARTFNAMQQRLKRYIDDRARLFAAISHDLKTPITRLRLRAEMLEEETSREKFVTDLEELEIMVKGALQCAKDTELDEPQSPTNLMDIINKLKRDVEEAGHTIKIYGEIKKPYMGKPLALKRCLTNLIDNAIFYGERAEVNLEDDVDEIKIIIRDYGPGISEEELEQVFEPYYRIEKSRNRNTGGTGLGLGIARSIVKAHGGELLLDNHHECGLIVRVVLPRH, encoded by the coding sequence ATGAAGTGGACTTCTAAACTTAGTAAACAGAAGCTTTGGCCTGGATCGTTACGCTGGCGATTGGTGGTTGTGCTGTTGCTGGGGGTTTTGCTGGCCCAGGTAATCAGCAGCGTTGTATGGATTACCCAGGCTCGCCGGGCAGAAGAAGCCAGTGTCACTAATATGGCGAATCATATGGCTTATGGTGTGGCTTCTACGGTAAAGTTTTTCCAGTCATTGCCCCATCAATATCGACATATTGTGCTCGATCAATTACGTAATATGGGAGGCACGCGCTTTTTTGTTAGTGTCAATCAAGCACAAATATTAGTAGACGATCTGGCAGATAGTTACTTACATGACATAGTAGTCGATCAGTTTTATACAATTTTACGGAAAGAGCTGGGGGGCAAGCCAAGAATAATTGTGCAGTTTGCTGAGGCAGAAAAGCTAAAAGTTTTTAATAACAATACCTATTTGACCGACTTACCTCCTCGCTGGGCTCATCATAGTTTACTGATTAAACCATTATCACCTCCAATTTTAGTTACCCAGATAAAACTAGCAGAAAAAGAATGGTTATATGTTGCAGCACTAATACCTCACCCAACTTTTTTAGCTAAGACTGAGTTTATATCATTTGAACGGGTATTATTTTTAGGGCTGACCATTCTTTGCGTATTATTAATTTCTTTTTTTGCGGTACGCTGGCTGACTGAGCCATTGGCTAGATTATCAAAAGCTGCAGATGATTTAGGCAGGGATTTAGATCACCCTCCACTTGCAGAAAAAGGCAGTAAGGAAATGATTGCCACTGCACGAACGTTTAATGCAATGCAGCAACGGCTGAAACGCTATATAGATGACCGGGCTCGGTTATTCGCTGCTATTTCTCATGACTTGAAGACCCCGATCACCCGGTTGCGGCTAAGAGCAGAAATGCTGGAAGAAGAAACCAGCAGAGAAAAGTTTGTTACCGACTTGGAAGAGTTAGAAATAATGGTTAAAGGCGCTTTACAATGTGCTAAAGATACGGAGCTTGATGAGCCTCAGTCACCAACAAATTTAATGGATATTATTAATAAACTAAAAAGAGATGTAGAAGAGGCTGGTCACACCATTAAAATTTATGGTGAAATTAAAAAACCTTATATGGGAAAACCGTTGGCCCTTAAACGTTGTTTAACAAACTTGATTGATAATGCTATTTTCTACGGCGAACGAGCAGAGGTAAATTTAGAAGATGATGTCGATGAAATTAAAATAATTATTCGTGATTATGGGCCTGGTATTTCTGAAGAAGAGCTGGAACAGGTTTTTGAACCTTATTATCGTATAGAAAAATCCCGTAATCGCAATACAGGTGGTACTGGTTTAGGTTTAGGTATCGCAAGAAGCATAGTGAAGGCCCATGGTGGTGAGCTGCTACTTGATAACCATCATGAGTGTGGGCTTATCGTTAGGGTGGTTTTACCCAGACACTGA
- a CDS encoding ABC transporter substrate-binding protein, producing MNFKQRFSPVFIALVMMLSQISVAGEVEVLHWWTSGGEARSLDVLKQKLVKQGHSWKDFAVVGGSGDKAMAVLKSRALSGFPPTATQILGHHIQEWGKLGLLTNLDKIANEQKWEAILPDFVRKLVSYGGHYVAVPVNIHRVNWLWINPKLFKQTGAKVPTNLVEFWVALEKFKKAGITPIAHGDQPWQNSTVFELLMLAMNGADFYIKAFVELDNASLTSDKMVSVFAAFRKLKQYMDPNILDRDWNAATSMVINGKAAMQIMGDWAKGEFITEKKQLGKDFLCVSIPSTSMYFPYVVDSFIMFEISDPENKKAQADLVKNILNKEFQQTFNMNKGSIPVRQDMAIGNFDACAKESKEVLISKDSKIIPSLSHGMAVTTYTQNAIFDVVTKFFRNDKISPKEAARQLGEAVQASL from the coding sequence ATGAACTTTAAGCAGAGATTTTCCCCTGTGTTTATTGCTTTGGTTATGATGCTTAGCCAAATCTCAGTTGCTGGAGAAGTTGAAGTACTGCACTGGTGGACCTCTGGTGGAGAAGCCCGCTCGCTGGATGTGCTCAAACAAAAACTGGTTAAGCAGGGCCATAGCTGGAAAGATTTTGCTGTAGTGGGTGGCAGTGGTGATAAAGCAATGGCGGTATTAAAGTCTAGAGCCCTGTCGGGTTTCCCTCCTACAGCGACACAAATTTTAGGGCACCATATTCAGGAGTGGGGAAAACTTGGACTACTCACAAACTTAGACAAAATTGCTAACGAGCAGAAATGGGAAGCAATATTGCCAGACTTTGTTCGAAAACTTGTCAGCTATGGCGGCCATTATGTCGCAGTACCTGTTAATATCCATCGTGTAAATTGGCTATGGATTAATCCAAAACTTTTTAAGCAGACAGGAGCCAAGGTTCCCACTAATTTAGTTGAATTTTGGGTAGCGCTTGAAAAGTTCAAAAAAGCGGGGATAACACCCATTGCTCATGGTGATCAGCCATGGCAAAACTCAACAGTGTTTGAACTGTTAATGTTAGCGATGAATGGCGCTGATTTTTATATCAAGGCATTTGTGGAGCTAGACAATGCAAGTTTAACCAGTGATAAGATGGTGAGTGTTTTTGCGGCTTTTAGAAAGCTTAAGCAGTATATGGATCCAAATATTTTAGATCGAGATTGGAATGCTGCGACCAGTATGGTTATTAATGGTAAAGCAGCTATGCAAATTATGGGGGATTGGGCAAAAGGTGAGTTTATTACTGAAAAAAAACAATTAGGTAAAGACTTTTTATGTGTCTCAATTCCATCTACATCAATGTATTTCCCTTATGTGGTTGATAGCTTCATTATGTTTGAAATTTCAGACCCTGAGAATAAAAAAGCGCAGGCTGATTTAGTAAAAAATATTTTGAATAAAGAGTTTCAGCAAACATTCAATATGAATAAGGGCTCTATTCCTGTTCGTCAAGATATGGCAATAGGCAACTTTGATGCGTGTGCTAAAGAGAGTAAAGAGGTGCTTATTAGTAAAGACTCCAAGATTATACCTAGCCTTTCTCATGGCATGGCTGTTACAACTTATACGCAAAATGCCATATTTGATGTTGTCACTAAATTCTTCCGTAATGACAAAATTTCACCAAAAGAAGCGGCTCGGCAACTTGGAGAGGCCGTTCAAGCCAGTTTGTAA
- a CDS encoding DUF6482 family protein, giving the protein MYLRKIKSHHLPIHELNIISHEGDIYIAEVRIHDHISVIRDEITDQPVIFHSVNSVKECFQGINIVCMNLVHYTPYDEMIGNDTECAGKMVIHSNVA; this is encoded by the coding sequence ATGTATCTCAGGAAAATAAAGTCTCACCATTTACCTATTCATGAGCTCAACATCATTTCCCATGAAGGGGATATATACATAGCAGAAGTTCGTATCCATGATCATATCAGCGTCATTCGAGACGAAATAACAGACCAGCCAGTTATTTTTCATAGCGTTAACAGCGTGAAGGAATGCTTTCAGGGTATTAATATCGTTTGTATGAATCTTGTTCACTATACCCCTTATGATGAAATGATAGGTAATGATACTGAATGTGCTGGAAAAATGGTTATACATTCAAATGTTGCATAA